Proteins encoded by one window of Pseudonocardia sp. HH130629-09:
- a CDS encoding PepSY domain-containing protein — MLVLVLILVVIALVLLLAGWFLHVVALAWTSVVISLIAGLVLAYDWWQTRAAVKAGDRAEADASGRGTGAPAGPDQADRASTEAGHGADLEPATQVLPVVRPDGGATSGSPEAAHNATDETIQMPVIRPSGSAEGPSGASRSSGLSSRTVTDSGAEDVVDPSGVGPHAGAPAGVDASAGADGDDGAGRGGDPARSGPADPGTAEPPAEAARATDSRPTGSGGVGTASAVTAAAAGAVVAGTAAGRDTTSGADPAARSGAREGADDPGFGSGTGPSGTGPSGTGPSNNGPGAPAAAGPDRPGATDGPSDATTATRAPGAADASTANGAPAGVDPTTADRAPGAAATGAAATGAAATGAAATGAADAGAADATTATRTPAAADATTAARAAGAPGGPGGGTDRASGGPAGANTPSGAGLPDSAVPAGAAAAGSGAPVDDPRGGAPAGAPAGAGTDTGGGPADAAGTDGAAGADGDSPEEPHEPTLAALAARLPDEVLVIDEHPRYHVQTCRALTGRPVIPLPVSEAVELGFTPCGWCAPNRTLGERHPAQAR, encoded by the coding sequence ATGCTGGTGCTGGTCCTGATCCTCGTGGTCATCGCGCTGGTGCTGCTGCTCGCAGGATGGTTCCTGCACGTGGTGGCACTGGCGTGGACATCGGTGGTCATCAGTCTGATCGCGGGCCTGGTGCTCGCCTACGACTGGTGGCAGACCCGTGCCGCGGTGAAGGCCGGTGACCGGGCGGAGGCCGATGCCTCCGGTCGTGGCACCGGTGCCCCCGCGGGGCCGGACCAGGCCGACCGGGCGTCGACGGAAGCGGGCCACGGCGCCGACTTGGAGCCCGCGACGCAGGTCCTGCCGGTCGTCCGGCCGGACGGTGGCGCGACCTCGGGTTCGCCCGAGGCCGCACACAATGCGACCGACGAGACCATCCAGATGCCGGTGATCCGGCCGTCCGGCTCTGCGGAGGGACCGTCCGGCGCATCTCGTTCGAGTGGACTTTCGTCACGCACGGTCACCGATTCGGGGGCCGAGGACGTGGTGGACCCGAGCGGGGTGGGCCCGCACGCGGGTGCCCCGGCGGGCGTGGACGCGTCGGCGGGAGCGGACGGGGACGACGGTGCGGGTCGTGGCGGCGACCCGGCGCGGTCCGGCCCCGCCGATCCCGGCACCGCGGAACCGCCCGCCGAGGCAGCGCGGGCGACCGACTCGCGTCCGACCGGATCCGGCGGCGTCGGCACGGCGTCGGCGGTGACGGCGGCAGCCGCGGGCGCGGTCGTCGCCGGCACCGCCGCCGGACGCGACACCACGTCGGGTGCGGACCCGGCGGCGCGCTCCGGTGCCCGCGAGGGCGCCGACGACCCGGGCTTCGGCTCGGGTACCGGCCCGAGTGGCACCGGCCCGAGTGGCACCGGTCCGAGCAACAACGGCCCGGGCGCCCCGGCCGCGGCCGGACCCGACCGCCCGGGCGCCACGGACGGCCCGTCCGACGCGACCACCGCGACCCGTGCCCCGGGAGCAGCGGACGCGAGCACCGCGAACGGTGCTCCCGCGGGAGTGGACCCGACCACGGCGGACCGTGCCCCGGGAGCGGCGGCCACGGGAGCGGCGGCCACGGGAGCGGCGGCCACGGGAGCGGCGGCCACGGGAGCGGCGGACGCGGGAGCGGCGGACGCGACCACGGCGACCCGCACCCCCGCAGCGGCCGACGCCACCACGGCAGCCCGCGCCGCGGGCGCACCCGGTGGCCCGGGCGGGGGCACCGACCGTGCCTCCGGCGGACCGGCCGGTGCGAACACCCCGTCCGGTGCGGGCCTTCCCGATTCCGCCGTGCCCGCGGGCGCCGCGGCCGCGGGATCCGGCGCGCCGGTCGACGACCCCCGCGGCGGGGCTCCCGCGGGCGCGCCCGCCGGGGCCGGCACGGACACCGGCGGCGGTCCGGCCGACGCGGCCGGGACCGACGGGGCCGCCGGCGCGGACGGCGACTCCCCGGAGGAGCCGCACGAGCCCACCCTCGCCGCACTCGCCGCGCGCCTGCCCGACGAGGTGCTCGTGATCGATGAACACCCCCGCTACCACGTGCAGACCTGCCGGGCCCTCACCGGACGCCCGGTGATCCCGCTGCCCGTCAGCGAGGCCGTCGAGCTCGGGTTCACCCCGTGCGGCTGGTGCGCGCCGAACCGGACCCTCGGCGAGCGGCACCCCGCCCAGGCACGCTGA
- a CDS encoding DivIVA domain-containing protein, protein MPLTPADVHNVAFSKPPIGKRGYNEDEVDAFLDLVEAELARLIGENDDLRDQVAQLEQRLGDAEADLEEARSQPAPAQTQVMAASPSPMGRGPGAPAPQLAGAGPADADGGDHHVQAAKVLGLAQEMADRLTAEAKNEADTMLSDARNKSEQLLSDARTKADGLVNDARSRAETMLNDARTRAETLERQSREKASGLVSEAERKQNEIMGAIQRDKSVLEKKIDELRTFEREYRTRLKTYLESQLRDLEGRGSAAPSDGTGATRSGSNGGYAASGYGQRADTGS, encoded by the coding sequence ATGCCGCTGACGCCCGCCGACGTTCATAACGTCGCGTTCAGCAAACCCCCGATCGGGAAGCGGGGTTACAACGAGGACGAGGTCGACGCCTTCCTCGATCTGGTCGAGGCCGAACTGGCCCGGCTGATCGGGGAGAACGACGACCTGCGCGACCAGGTCGCGCAGCTGGAGCAGCGCCTCGGCGATGCCGAGGCCGACCTGGAGGAGGCGCGGAGCCAGCCGGCTCCGGCGCAGACCCAGGTCATGGCCGCCTCGCCGTCGCCGATGGGCCGTGGTCCGGGGGCTCCCGCTCCGCAGCTGGCCGGTGCCGGACCCGCCGATGCCGACGGCGGTGACCACCACGTGCAGGCCGCCAAGGTCCTGGGTCTCGCCCAGGAGATGGCGGACCGCCTGACCGCGGAGGCCAAGAACGAGGCCGACACGATGTTGTCGGACGCCCGGAACAAGTCCGAGCAACTCCTGTCGGACGCCCGGACGAAGGCCGACGGCCTGGTCAACGACGCGCGGTCGCGCGCCGAGACCATGCTCAACGACGCCCGCACGCGGGCCGAGACGCTCGAGCGCCAGTCGCGCGAGAAGGCGTCCGGCCTGGTCAGCGAGGCCGAGCGCAAGCAGAACGAGATCATGGGCGCCATCCAGCGCGACAAGTCCGTTCTGGAGAAGAAGATCGACGAGCTCCGGACCTTCGAGCGGGAGTACCGCACCCGCCTGAAGACCTACCTGGAGTCGCAGCTGCGTGACCTGGAGGGTCGCGGTTCCGCTGCCCCGTCGGACGGCACCGGTGCCACCAGGTCGGGCTCGAACGGCGGCTACGCCGCCTCCGGGTACGGCCAGCGGGCCGACACCGGGAGCTGA
- a CDS encoding YggT family protein yields the protein MLIYYILFFFWLLLAARIVVEMVRSFARQWRPAGAPAVALEVVFTVTDPPVKLLRRVIPVVRIGGVGLDLSIMVLLLVVFISMSAVRSQLLG from the coding sequence ATGTTGATCTACTACATCCTGTTCTTCTTCTGGTTGCTGCTCGCGGCCCGGATCGTCGTCGAGATGGTCCGGTCGTTCGCGCGCCAGTGGCGACCCGCCGGAGCGCCCGCCGTGGCGCTCGAGGTCGTCTTCACCGTGACCGACCCTCCGGTCAAGTTGCTGCGGAGAGTGATCCCCGTGGTCCGTATCGGAGGCGTAGGACTGGACCTGTCGATTATGGTTCTGTTGCTGGTGGTGTTCATCTCGATGAGCGCCGTCAGATCACAGCTCCTGGGATGA